Sequence from the Thermococcus sp. EP1 genome:
TCTCTTGGAGTTTTTCTACGTATTTTCCAGCATTCTCTTTTAGGAGAACCCCAAGCATCAGCCCTTTTCCTCTAGTCATTATTACCTTGTTCCCTTCTATACTTATGCTCTTTTCCTCAGCTTTTTCTATGAGTTTTTCTCTTCTTAAGATTCTCAATGTCGTTGCCATAGCTTTGCAAGCAAGGGGATTTCCTCCAAAAGTTGAACCGTGCTTTCCTCTCGGGATGT
This genomic interval carries:
- a CDS encoding aminotransferase class III-fold pyridoxal phosphate-dependent enzyme is translated as IPRGKHGSTFGGNPLACKAMATTLRILRREKLIEKAEEKSISIEGNKVIMTRGKGLMLGVLLKENAGKYVEKLQERGLLVNTAGNKVIRLLPPLIITKEQMLWVKETIEGVLNG